From a region of the Paenibacillus sp. R14(2021) genome:
- the ispE gene encoding 4-(cytidine 5'-diphospho)-2-C-methyl-D-erythritol kinase, protein MKIYEKAPAKINLLLDVMRKREDGFHEVEMIMTMVDLADRLEMEELPRDTIIISSQAGYIPLDEKNLAFQAARLIKDRYNVSKGVYIHLDKHIPVAAGLAGGSSDAAATLRGLNRLWGLGISDEELCELGAELGSDVPFCVTGGTAIARGRGEKLERIGNPPQCWVILAKPPINVSTADVYGKLRASELKQHPSTKHMLEAIAEGSFAGVCTYLGNVLETVTLQLHPEVLQMKEIMQRLGADGVLMSGSGPTVFGLVSKEAKVSRIYNGLRGFCKEVYVVRMLT, encoded by the coding sequence ATGAAAATATATGAAAAAGCGCCGGCTAAGATTAACTTGCTCTTAGACGTTATGCGCAAACGCGAGGATGGCTTCCATGAGGTGGAGATGATTATGACCATGGTGGATCTGGCAGATCGGCTGGAGATGGAAGAGCTGCCGCGGGATACCATTATCATTTCGAGCCAGGCTGGCTACATTCCCTTGGATGAGAAAAACTTAGCTTTTCAAGCGGCAAGACTGATCAAGGACCGCTATAACGTGAGCAAAGGCGTTTATATTCATTTGGACAAGCATATCCCCGTTGCAGCCGGCCTCGCTGGCGGAAGCAGTGACGCTGCGGCGACGCTGCGCGGCTTGAACCGTCTATGGGGGCTTGGCATTTCGGATGAGGAGCTCTGTGAGCTGGGAGCGGAGCTTGGCTCCGATGTGCCGTTCTGTGTAACGGGCGGCACTGCGATTGCACGGGGGCGCGGCGAGAAGCTGGAGCGGATCGGCAATCCGCCGCAGTGCTGGGTTATTCTAGCGAAGCCGCCCATCAATGTATCGACTGCCGATGTCTACGGCAAGCTGCGTGCTTCCGAGCTGAAGCAGCATCCATCGACCAAGCATATGCTGGAAGCGATTGCAGAGGGTTCATTCGCAGGCGTCTGTACATACCTTGGCAATGTGCTGGAGACGGTCACGCTGCAGCTGCATCCGGAAGTGCTCCAAATGAAGGAAATCATGCAGCGTCTTGGTGCGGATGGTGTACTGATGTCGGGCAGCGGACCGACTGTGTTCGGCCTCGTTAGCAAGGAGGCGAAGGTGTCGCGCATCTATAATGGGCTTCGCGGATTCTGCAAGGAAGTTTATGTGGTAAGAATGCTGACATGA
- a CDS encoding 3D domain-containing protein, producing MGELQLKDTHGKRSSSMSFALRWKHENVRLIILSAMISIAMTFMFLVLLYGTADKHVSVVLNGRETIVSTKQWVLQRLLDEQAITVGTYDKVSMPLSGGIKDGDRVVIDQAVPLIVKADGKAKTLYTTERTVQAAIDQANISVRSQDKVVPTLTDRLSPNMVITITRIDKKYSETAYPVPFSIVKKEDPKLELGKQKLVQNGKQGTVVKRYESVFADGVLVSQTLVEKLNQDAAVDKIVTVGTKKPDVMMLSANSSGTWTKRGITFSASKILKNVTLTAYSAGVASTGKGVNHPEYGITASGARVKEGRTIAVDPRVIPIGWWVYIEGIGFRRAEDTGSAIKGKKIDVYYNSESYADRFGLKRGYTVYVLGPKKPESL from the coding sequence GTGGGAGAACTCCAGCTTAAGGACACCCATGGGAAACGATCATCCAGCATGTCTTTCGCATTGCGATGGAAGCATGAGAATGTGCGTTTAATTATCTTAAGCGCCATGATCTCAATCGCTATGACTTTCATGTTTTTGGTGTTGTTGTACGGAACGGCTGACAAGCACGTCTCCGTAGTATTGAACGGACGAGAAACCATTGTATCGACCAAACAATGGGTCCTTCAACGCCTACTGGATGAACAAGCCATAACTGTCGGCACTTATGATAAAGTGTCGATGCCGCTCTCTGGCGGTATTAAAGACGGCGACCGCGTCGTAATTGATCAAGCGGTGCCGCTAATAGTAAAGGCTGACGGCAAAGCAAAAACGTTGTACACGACAGAGAGAACTGTACAGGCAGCGATCGATCAGGCTAATATATCGGTACGCAGTCAAGATAAAGTAGTGCCTACGCTGACGGATAGACTTTCTCCGAACATGGTCATAACGATCACAAGGATCGATAAGAAATATTCGGAGACCGCGTATCCGGTTCCTTTCTCCATTGTGAAGAAGGAAGATCCTAAGCTGGAACTTGGGAAGCAGAAGCTTGTCCAGAACGGCAAGCAGGGCACGGTCGTCAAACGTTATGAATCTGTATTTGCAGACGGTGTACTCGTCTCGCAAACGCTTGTCGAGAAGCTGAATCAAGATGCAGCTGTGGATAAGATCGTGACCGTCGGGACGAAGAAACCTGATGTCATGATGCTCTCCGCAAATTCATCCGGCACTTGGACGAAACGGGGCATAACGTTCAGTGCGAGTAAAATATTGAAAAATGTAACGCTGACCGCCTATTCCGCCGGCGTAGCTTCGACCGGCAAAGGCGTCAACCACCCCGAGTACGGCATCACCGCATCCGGTGCGCGTGTGAAAGAGGGCCGGACGATTGCCGTAGATCCGAGAGTCATACCGATCGGCTGGTGGGTATACATTGAAGGCATTGGCTTCCGCCGTGCGGAAGACACGGGCAGTGCGATCAAAGGCAAGAAGATCGATGTCTACTACAACAGCGAGTCGTATGCCGATCGTTTCGGTCTGAAACGAGGCTATACGGTCTATGTGCTGGGACCGAAAAAGCCGGAGTCTCTGTAA
- the rnmV gene encoding ribonuclease M5, whose product MMKEIIVVEGKDDTVAIKRAVEAETIETGGSAIGEAVLKRVELAQQRRGVIIFTDPDHAGERIRKIVAQRVPGCKHAFLPQEEALYKGDIGVENASPEAIRRALANLRTEATEGSGNLAEVTMDDLMQAGLLVHAQASERRLKMGNLLGIGYANGKQFYKRCSTFRITQEEFQRALRTMESEGEHS is encoded by the coding sequence ATGATGAAAGAAATCATTGTAGTTGAGGGCAAAGACGATACCGTGGCCATTAAACGCGCCGTAGAAGCGGAAACCATCGAAACGGGCGGCTCAGCGATCGGCGAAGCCGTGCTGAAGCGGGTAGAGCTTGCGCAGCAGCGTCGAGGCGTTATTATATTCACCGACCCCGATCATGCCGGCGAGCGGATCCGCAAAATCGTGGCGCAGCGCGTCCCAGGCTGCAAGCATGCGTTTCTTCCCCAGGAGGAGGCACTCTATAAGGGCGATATCGGCGTAGAGAATGCGTCTCCCGAAGCCATTCGGAGAGCGCTGGCCAATTTGCGCACGGAAGCCACGGAAGGCAGCGGCAATCTTGCGGAAGTGACGATGGACGATCTGATGCAGGCAGGATTGCTTGTGCATGCACAGGCATCGGAACGGCGGCTTAAGATGGGCAATTTGCTCGGCATTGGATACGCCAATGGCAAGCAGTTCTATAAAAGGTGCTCCACGTTCAGAATTACGCAGGAGGAATTCCAGCGCGCACTGAGAACGATGGAAAGCGAAGGAGAACATTCATGA
- the veg gene encoding biofilm formation stimulator Veg encodes MAKNALLEIKRSLETHVGSKILLRANGGRRKTIERTGVLEEIYPSVFIVRLDQEQHAFKRVSYSYADILTESVEVMVDSDDGQVRITYIQ; translated from the coding sequence ATGGCAAAAAATGCGCTATTGGAAATCAAACGCAGTTTGGAAACCCATGTCGGCTCCAAAATACTTCTTCGTGCAAACGGCGGTCGTCGAAAGACGATTGAACGGACCGGTGTATTAGAAGAAATCTACCCTTCTGTATTCATTGTCAGACTTGATCAGGAGCAGCATGCCTTTAAGCGGGTCTCCTACAGCTACGCCGATATTTTGACGGAATCCGTTGAAGTGATGGTTGACAGCGATGACGGTCAGGTACGCATTACCTATATACAATAA
- the purR gene encoding pur operon repressor, whose amino-acid sequence MKKLKRSARLVEMTQYLLTRPHTLISLTAFADRYQSAKSSISEDLAIIKEVFEEEGLGELHTLAGAAGGVKYTPRMNTSEALAIMNGICRQLEQPERVLAGGYLYMTDMLGLPGLLADVGRMFATAFAHKEIDVIMTVETKGIPLAYAAASCMNLPVVIVRRDNKVTEGSAVSINYVSGSNKRIQTMSLARRALKEGARVLIIDDFMKAGGTIQGMMDLLFEFNAKVAGVGVFVESGELDTEDRLLEDYVSLARLTAVDLKTKQTTIVPGNYFTGQTETN is encoded by the coding sequence TTGAAGAAGTTAAAACGCAGTGCAAGGTTAGTAGAAATGACGCAATACCTGCTTACGCGTCCCCATACGTTAATTTCTCTAACAGCTTTCGCTGATCGATATCAATCAGCTAAATCATCGATAAGCGAAGATTTAGCTATTATTAAAGAAGTGTTTGAAGAAGAAGGACTTGGTGAGCTCCATACGCTGGCGGGTGCTGCCGGCGGTGTCAAGTATACGCCGAGAATGAATACCTCGGAGGCGCTTGCCATCATGAACGGCATCTGCCGCCAGCTGGAGCAGCCTGAACGGGTGCTTGCAGGCGGCTATTTATATATGACAGATATGCTGGGACTGCCGGGACTTCTCGCGGATGTCGGCCGCATGTTCGCGACCGCTTTCGCACATAAGGAAATCGACGTCATCATGACGGTTGAGACGAAGGGCATCCCGCTCGCTTATGCGGCTGCTTCCTGCATGAACCTGCCGGTCGTCATCGTCCGCCGCGACAATAAGGTGACGGAAGGCTCCGCCGTGAGCATCAATTACGTCTCCGGCTCCAACAAGCGGATTCAAACGATGTCGCTCGCCAGGCGCGCGCTTAAAGAGGGCGCACGAGTGCTTATTATTGATGATTTCATGAAAGCAGGCGGAACGATTCAAGGCATGATGGACCTGCTCTTCGAATTTAATGCCAAAGTCGCAGGCGTCGGCGTGTTCGTAGAGTCCGGCGAGCTCGATACGGAAGATCGGCTGCTGGAGGACTATGTGTCCCTCGCAAGGCTGACGGCCGTTGACCTCAAGACGAAGCAAACGACGATTGTCCCTGGCAATTACTTCACGGGCCAGACGGAAACCAACTAG
- the yabG gene encoding sporulation peptidase YabG produces the protein MMQGDLVVRKSYGGDVLFRVATIEQHTAILKGTDYRLLADAPIVDLSVVKDEELPTAARQARLKANESTQRMQEQREQQAIQRELLRAQNQSQPYFEVPGKVLHLDGDSNYMKKSMQLYTQMRVPAHGLYVHESQMADAVYKLLPQLQPDIVVITGHDGVLKSRSQNDLNNLASYKNSQNFVDAVRIARQYEKSRDGLIVVAGACQSHYEALLQSGSNFASSPGRVLIHALDPVYVAIKASYTSIRETINLTDVIHGTISGIDGVGGIETLGKFRVGLPKPKTLAGVKATV, from the coding sequence ATGATGCAAGGGGACCTGGTCGTCCGCAAATCCTATGGCGGGGACGTCCTATTTCGAGTTGCCACGATTGAACAGCATACAGCCATTCTGAAAGGCACGGACTATCGTCTGCTTGCAGACGCACCAATCGTGGACTTATCGGTCGTGAAGGATGAAGAGCTGCCGACAGCAGCCCGGCAGGCACGGTTGAAAGCGAATGAATCCACGCAGCGCATGCAGGAGCAGCGTGAGCAGCAGGCGATTCAGCGTGAGCTGCTGCGAGCGCAGAATCAGAGTCAGCCTTACTTTGAGGTGCCCGGAAAGGTGCTTCATCTCGACGGGGACAGTAATTATATGAAGAAAAGCATGCAGCTCTATACGCAAATGCGTGTTCCTGCCCATGGCTTATATGTCCATGAGTCGCAAATGGCCGACGCCGTCTATAAGCTTCTCCCGCAGCTGCAGCCGGATATCGTTGTCATTACCGGGCATGACGGGGTGCTGAAGAGCCGCAGCCAGAATGATCTGAACAACTTGGCGAGCTACAAGAACTCGCAGAACTTCGTCGATGCAGTGCGCATTGCCCGGCAGTACGAGAAAAGCCGGGATGGGCTGATTGTCGTCGCCGGCGCATGCCAGTCTCATTATGAGGCGCTACTGCAGTCCGGATCAAATTTTGCAAGCTCACCGGGGCGCGTCCTGATCCATGCGCTCGACCCGGTATATGTCGCAATTAAGGCCAGTTATACGTCCATAAGGGAAACCATTAACCTCACGGATGTCATACACGGCACGATCAGCGGCATCGACGGCGTCGGGGGCATAGAGACGCTGGGCAAGTTCCGCGTAGGTCTGCCGAAGCCCAAAACATTGGCCGGCGTGAAGGCTACCGTATAA
- the rsmA gene encoding 16S rRNA (adenine(1518)-N(6)/adenine(1519)-N(6))-dimethyltransferase RsmA has protein sequence MTEGSKAVADVASPKRTKDIIAKYGFTFKKSLGQNFLIDQNILRNIVNAAELDETKGALEIGPGIGALTQQLASAAGRVTAVEIDNRLIPILKDVLAETPNVHVEHGDVLKLDLKELMDKQFAGLSGVSVVANLPYYVTTPILMKLLEEKLPLEHIVVMIQKEVAQRMAAKPGGKEYGSLSVAVQYYCVPELVCIVPHTVFIPQPNVDSAVIKLSLREKPAVDVRDEAHFFRTVQACFAQRRKTIANNLTAFVGKSNRELLGPLLEGCGIDPIRRGETLSLAEFAALSHALLDAGLTS, from the coding sequence ATGACAGAAGGATCCAAAGCAGTTGCAGATGTGGCCTCACCCAAGCGGACGAAGGACATCATCGCCAAGTACGGGTTTACGTTTAAGAAAAGCCTCGGTCAGAATTTCCTGATCGATCAAAATATTTTGCGCAACATCGTGAATGCCGCTGAACTTGATGAAACGAAGGGCGCGCTTGAAATCGGTCCCGGCATCGGCGCGCTGACTCAGCAGCTTGCTTCTGCGGCTGGCCGCGTCACGGCCGTGGAAATCGACAACCGGCTTATCCCGATTCTAAAGGATGTCCTTGCAGAAACGCCGAATGTACACGTAGAGCACGGCGATGTCTTGAAGCTCGACCTGAAGGAGCTGATGGACAAGCAGTTTGCCGGTCTATCCGGCGTGAGTGTCGTTGCGAATCTGCCATACTACGTAACGACGCCGATTCTAATGAAGCTGCTCGAAGAGAAGCTTCCGCTTGAGCATATCGTCGTAATGATTCAGAAGGAAGTTGCGCAGCGGATGGCGGCAAAGCCGGGCGGTAAAGAATACGGCAGCCTAAGCGTTGCTGTGCAGTACTACTGCGTGCCTGAGCTTGTCTGCATCGTCCCTCATACGGTATTCATTCCGCAGCCGAATGTCGATTCTGCCGTTATCAAGCTTTCCCTGCGCGAGAAACCGGCGGTCGACGTTCGGGATGAAGCGCATTTCTTCCGTACCGTGCAGGCATGCTTCGCACAGCGGCGCAAGACGATCGCCAATAACCTAACTGCATTCGTCGGCAAATCTAACCGCGAGCTGCTCGGGCCGCTACTCGAAGGCTGCGGCATCGATCCCATCCGCCGCGGCGAGACGCTCTCGCTTGCGGAATTCGCGGCACTGAGCCATGCCCTGCTCGATGCGGGCTTGACCAGCTAA